The Sinomonas sp. P10A9 genome includes a window with the following:
- a CDS encoding SRPBCC family protein, whose translation MAQSLVRSVTINAPVEKVFAFLSDPTDWMLAFPSESEVTDLDIKPGGVGTSAKWTAKIFGVNMSVTHEYREVIPNQRIVSKASAGPVVTFALEPVEGGTALTVDEDIDVQTPLVRVPLHALLVKWTEGDIEAMVANVKSLVETGQKAVTAADEKPRGTHLLAASDEISIAAPVERVFEIVKDPSVWLGEDVEISNHTVTPAGVGTTFTASWKVLGIPLKTTHEYTEYVPDEHFTSKSSFGPEFRISVAPEGSGTKLTYAYEVLPSNWADAAVDSLVMKMSERSQKELLAKIKATAEAGASQS comes from the coding sequence ATGGCACAGAGCCTCGTCCGGAGCGTCACGATCAATGCCCCCGTGGAAAAGGTGTTCGCCTTCTTGAGCGATCCGACCGATTGGATGCTCGCGTTCCCCAGTGAATCAGAGGTCACCGACCTCGACATCAAGCCCGGCGGAGTGGGTACGTCGGCCAAATGGACCGCCAAGATCTTCGGCGTCAACATGTCTGTGACTCACGAGTATCGGGAAGTGATCCCCAACCAGCGCATCGTGTCCAAGGCCTCGGCCGGACCCGTTGTGACGTTTGCCCTCGAGCCGGTCGAAGGCGGGACCGCCCTCACGGTTGACGAAGACATCGACGTTCAGACGCCGCTCGTTCGCGTCCCGCTCCACGCGCTGCTGGTCAAATGGACCGAAGGCGACATTGAGGCAATGGTGGCGAACGTCAAGAGCCTCGTCGAGACCGGGCAGAAGGCGGTCACCGCTGCCGACGAGAAGCCCCGGGGCACTCACCTCCTGGCCGCGTCGGACGAGATCAGCATCGCGGCGCCGGTCGAGAGGGTGTTCGAGATCGTCAAGGACCCCTCGGTGTGGCTGGGGGAAGACGTCGAGATCTCAAACCACACGGTCACACCCGCGGGTGTTGGGACAACGTTCACGGCGTCTTGGAAGGTTTTGGGCATCCCGCTGAAGACGACCCACGAGTACACCGAGTACGTCCCGGACGAGCACTTCACCTCGAAGTCCTCCTTTGGCCCCGAGTTCAGAATCTCCGTGGCTCCGGAGGGCAGCGGGACCAAGCTCACGTACGCATACGAGGTACTCCCGTCCAACTGGGCTGATGCGGCCGTGGACTCCCTCGTGATGAAGATGTCGGAGCGCAGCCAGAAGGAGTTGCTCGCCAAGATCAAGGCCACTGCTGAG